A single genomic interval of Streptococcus suis harbors:
- the folB gene encoding dihydroneopterin aldolase — translation MDKISLNKCRFYGYHGAFKEEQVLGQIFTVDCDLFVDLTAASQTDNLEDTVHYGMVFETIKAVVEGKPYILIEKVAGVICQEIFDQFPKVEKIRLAIYKENPPIAGHYDSVGIELERERP, via the coding sequence ATGGATAAGATTTCTCTCAATAAATGCCGTTTTTACGGCTACCATGGTGCCTTCAAAGAAGAACAAGTTCTTGGTCAAATTTTCACAGTTGACTGTGATTTGTTTGTTGACCTGACAGCAGCTTCACAAACTGACAATTTAGAAGACACAGTTCACTATGGTATGGTCTTTGAAACCATTAAAGCAGTTGTGGAAGGCAAGCCCTACATCCTTATAGAAAAGGTAGCAGGTGTTATTTGTCAGGAGATTTTTGATCAATTTCCAAAGGTGGAGAAGATTCGCTTGGCTATTTACAAGGAAAATCCGCCCATTGCTGGACACTATGATTCTGTCGGAATTGAATTGGAGCGTGAACGAC